In Oncorhynchus clarkii lewisi isolate Uvic-CL-2024 chromosome 24, UVic_Ocla_1.0, whole genome shotgun sequence, one DNA window encodes the following:
- the LOC139382687 gene encoding protein phosphatase 1 regulatory subunit 14A-like yields the protein MAANRVGRRCNNKVHSPSRGPGRDPGLSLQKRQARVTVKYNRKELQRRLDVEKWIDCSLDELYVGREEEMPEEVNIDELLDLKSDEERTHRLQEMFHTCNNTEVFIKELVLKLHGLQKQEDLHNDGIEQPQLHIFPNRQDSADREVI from the exons ATGGCTGCGAACCGGGTCGGGAGGAGATGTAACAACAAGGTCCATTCCCCGAGTAGGGGTCCAGGTAGGGACCCGGGGCTTAGCTTGCAGAAGAGGCAAGCACGGGTCACGGTAAAGTACAACAGAAAGGAGCTCCAAAGACGCTTGGATGTGGAGAAGTGGATTGACTGTAGTCTGGACGAGCTCTATGTGGGTAGG GAGGAGGAGATGCCGGAGGAGGTGAACATCGACGAGCTGTTAGACCTGAAGAGTGACGAGGAGAGAACTCACAGGCTCCAG GAAATGTTTCACACCTGCAATAACACAGAG gttttcatcaaggagctgGTGTTGAAACTCCACGGTCTGCAGAAACAGGAGGACCTCCACAACGATGGCATCGAACAACCCCAGCTACACATCTTCCCCAACCGGCAAGATTCTGCAGACCGAGAGGTGATCTGA